Genomic DNA from Thermodesulfobacteriota bacterium:
AAGACCGAAACGGGAACCTCCTCCTCCGAAGGGACAACGCCGACCACTGGCCCCACCTCGAGACATCTGCGCACCGCCGGCCTGTGGGAAACGCCCAGACAGCCAAGCCACCATCCGACGCAGCTACCCTGAGGGAAGTCCTGTTGGCCATCCGTCGCAGGGACTCGACGGCCGGGCCCCCGGTAAACGCAACCGGCCGTGTGGGCTTCCCTAGCCGCCTCCCGCTCGGAGAACTGGAGACACCCCGCACCCGCTACACAGGGGGCTTCGAAGGGTGCGGGGCGAGCACAGCCGGCAAGTACAACCCAGCACAAGGCTGACCCAAGGTGGTGAGCGGCAAATCGCTTTGTCTCCTTTTGGGACGAAACACGTTTCTATTTCTCGGGTCCAATTCAAGGAGGAAGCGACACATGCACGCGTAGATCCTAAGAAAAGTTGCCTTCTCGCGAGCACTTCTTCAAGACGGCATCTCCGGTACAACGTTTGCTTAAAATGCGGCTGGGTCAATCAGCGGATTGCCGAGGGGGGGGCATCGGTGGAAGGAGGTGCAGGGAGCAGGTGTGTGCTGGAGGGGTCCGCTACGGGTGAGTGAGAGCCTACGTTTCAACCACAAGGAGGATCGCGCATGGTGTACATCGTTCTGTACCTGGTGGGAGCCATCCTGGCCGTCAACGGACTCACGATGGCCCAGACGATCACGGCCTTCAACCCGATCGCGGGGCAAGCGAACGTTCCCGTGCTCGGACTGGCGTTTTCTGCAACCGGCATCGGGATGCTGAACCTGGTTATCGGCGGTCTCATCGTCGTGATGGCCCTGATCATCGCCACGAAGGGGTTATACGACGGCTTTGGCGAGACCGTGTCGTCCGTCGTAGCGGCGACATGCCTGACGTTTGCTATCGCATACGTCTCTCTTGGAGCCGGGATCTACGCCATGTACAATCCAAACAATGCTGCCCTTGCGTCT
This window encodes:
- a CDS encoding DUF6516 family protein, which codes for MRYTFHWQDRNGNLLLRRDNADHWPHLETSAHRRPVGNAQTAKPPSDAATLREVLLAIRRRDSTAGPPVNATGRVGFPSRLPLGELETPRTRYTGGFEGCGASTAGKYNPAQG
- a CDS encoding AmiS/UreI family transporter, producing the protein MVYIVLYLVGAILAVNGLTMAQTITAFNPIAGQANVPVLGLAFSATGIGMLNLVIGGLIVVMALIIATKGLYDGFGETVSSVVAATCLTFAIAYVSLGAGIYAMYNPNNAALASSVVSEGAAANPFVAFAALQPLGWYCFPMSIMLFIISLGFFNAVGKKLPKVPQFGVLWLLWAITFFLFFYVLGLGNYGAGLSLLKMTGWWTLGVGVVSCAYPALGYFNAGKVGAW